A DNA window from Ostrea edulis chromosome 5, xbOstEdul1.1, whole genome shotgun sequence contains the following coding sequences:
- the LOC125651842 gene encoding Krueppel-like factor 9, with the protein MIMTYQDQTDIDYETSLAAEGLMLMSNVVVASNMVQRTADEKNMADVTTEKTDSLFNLASILTDLGKIRQQHIDHDYFRGEMKRVHLRSLQNDGSFIDKSTKDKKRKRAKATPPTSVAEGSDEDDGSVCNAKKKLHQCYYKGCAKMYGKSSHLKAHLRTHTGERPFPCTWSGCDKRFARSDELARHLRTHTGEKRFCCPYCEKRFMRSDHLNKHARRHPEFDPIVLQRSRLRKNGASPATPGEETDR; encoded by the exons ATGATCATGACCTACCAGGATCAAACAGATATTGACTATGAAACAAGTCTGGCAGCAGAGGGACTCATGTTAATGTCAAATGTTGTGGTCGCTTCAAATATGGTACAACGAACAGCTGACGAGAAAAATATGGCAGACGTTACCACAGAGAAGACAGACTCTTTGTTCAATCTTGCCAGTATTCTCACGGACCTGGGGAAGATCAGGCAGCAACATATTGACCATGACTATTTTAGAGGGGAAATGAAGAGAGTTCATCTGAGATCTTTACAAAATGACGGGAGTTTCATTGATAAATCTACAAAAGACAAGAAACGAAAGCGCGCAAAAGCGACCCCGCCCACTTCAGTAGCTGAAGGTTCCGACGAAGATGATGGCTCTGTGTGTAATGCGAAGAAGAAGCTGCATCAATGTTATTATAAGGGATGTGCCAAAATGTACGGGAAAAGCTCACACTTGAAGGCACACCTGCGAACACATACTG GAGAGCGTCCATTCCCCTGCACTTGGTCAGGCTGTGATAAGAGATTCGCCAGGTCAGATGAATTGGCCCGACATTTGAGGACACACACAG GAGAGAAGAGGTTCTGCTGTCCCTACTGTGAAAAGCGGTTTATGAGGAGCGACCATCTTAACAAGCATGCGAGACGTCACCCAGAATTTGATCCCATCGTACTGCAGAGGTCAAGGTTAAGGAAGAATGGTGCCAGTCCTGCCACTCCGGGCGAAGAAACTGACCGCTGA